CACACTAAACTAGTAACTTCATGTACAGACCAGAAATGTCTTATATCTTATATGCTAATTGCCAGTCTTTTGTACATGACAGGTGCTGAGGTCAGAACAATGAACAAGCCCATTGGTCAGAACTTCACACTGGAAGATATTCAAAAGGTAATTACCGGTAAATCAATGTGCCTTTGTCCTTATTGGTGTCATTCTCATagtcatatacattgtacgtcaaaaaagcagttactcatgatcaagcaactggatatgattttggaaactgtccaaaatcatatccagttgcttgagtaactgctttttgagtAACTGCTTACTACTTAGATGTCTATTTCTTTATCGACATATGCATTGGATGCATTGTAGTTTTTTTATCGTACATCAGTGAAAAAGACTTGTCGAAGTTCAGTTTATGTCAGTTATCTTAAAATTTGACATTTCCCACCTCCCAGGGTATAGAGTACCACAAACCCTGCATGTTCTTCATCTGCCATGGTGAATCCTCTGCTGGCGTGCTACAGCCGCTGGACGGGATCGGGGACATCTGCCACAAGTCAGTTGTATAACATCACAGGACAGTCTCAAGGGCATGTCCCTCTCTGGACCAGAGCTTTTGTTGTTTGACAGTAAAAAATTGACCTGGTGTTTCCTATTTAAAATATTGTGATGAAGCCATTCTATATCATACGTTGTTGTTTGGATTTCATTTTGTCTATTGTTTTCCCTGTTGTAGACATGATTGCCTGTTGTTGGTTGACTCCGTGGCATCTCTGGGAGGGACTCCTTTGTACATGGATGAACAAGGTATCAGAAATACTGCTGTACAAGAGCTTAGCTTGTTGGTAGGGAAAAATCAGATGAGAAAGAATAGTGGAGGATGGACTTGACTGCCATTGATTTGGTTGTCAGTATACTATAAGCTATGAGTCAGTGAGTATGTAAGACTataaaaacatgtatatgtaatcaATGTGTAGAATATTGCAAGTTCAAGGCTGTTTTTTGCATAATCTCATTGATATTTGTTAAGTTCTGAGAATGTCTAGTATATAGAATCATCTCATTTTCTTTCTATCATAGGAAAAACTTACACTATTTTGATATGACACATCCCCTCTACTTTCTATGAGGTTTAATATTAAAGTGTAATATGTCCATGTCCCCAGGGATTGACATCCTGTACAGCGGTGCACAGAAGGTGCTAGGTGCCCCGCCCGGAGCCTCGCCCATCTCATTCAGTGCAAGGGCCAGGTAGGAACCAACAGACTTACTCTGAGAAAATTTGCTATCAATGATATTTGCATTAAGAATAACTGTAATTCCCTTAAAGGGATTGAAGAAGATTCATGTAGCCTGGAGCCTTGTTCTCTTTAGTCCACTCGCAAAGGTCGCCACACATGTTGTTGGCAGGTAGCGACCTTCAGGAGCAGACTAATTACGGAACACGTTTGTTGTAGACAAGATTTCTGTTATGTCACAGTTCTGACTTTGACTATCTTTTCTGCCACAGAGGCAAGCTGGCCCGCCGCAAGCAAAAGGTTCCCTCCTTCTACTTCGACATGAACCTGTTGTCTGACTACTGGGGGGTCGGTCTGCAGAAGGGACAACCCAGGAAGTATGTCCTCTCTTTCCCCTTGACTTGATGTCTAATTTCACCTTGTAGAATCAAAATGCACTCAGTGCTCTGGCctattttcattttgatttctTGTCATCTTCAAATTCTGTAACATGGttgtcaaaacttgtcaaaacttgaATTAATGGAATTTTTAAAGGTTTTTGCCTGCTTGTGTAAATAGTGATATACTAAAAACTCTTTCATTATATGATACTAGGTACCACCATACTGGGCCTATCAGCAGTGTCTATGCTTTAAGAGAGGGACTCGCAAAACTTGCTGAAGAGGTAAGTATGTTAAAAGGTTGAAGTTCTAATTttgattttctaaaatttgatCTAGTATTACTATTTCaattttattgaaatttgataTTCAAGAAGCTATAGCAGTCCATTTCTATGGCCCTTTGGCACAAATGTTAGACAGCTAATTCAGTTTACCATTGGCCACTAATTTGACAAGGGTTGAAATGCTGTATAAAGATTTCTGATAAATTTGTGTATGACACAGTTTGATAAGTGTTAACAACAATGTATGTACTGTAGGGACTGGAGAACTGTATCAGCCGTCACCAGGAGAACGCCCTGTTGCTGCACCAGGGGTTGGAGGCCATGGGGCTGGAGCTGTGGGTGAAGGACAAGGTAATAGTGTGGAGTTTGTAGAATTATCATCATAAATTTGCTTTTGTTTGTCATTGAAGTACTTGAAAAAGTgagaaattcattttcatttgtaaGGACAGGCAAGAGTCCTAACTTTTTTTAACTAAATTGGTCTCTGAAATTTCTTTGTGTTAGTTGTTTCACATTGTACTCTGTATAGTTTTCCCCTTTACAATAtatcagatatacatgtagttttgaagGCAAGGTTTATTCATGTTTGCATGCAAGGTATAAACACTGCAAaatgttataatttttttataactCTTAATTTTCACACAGAAAGTATCAAATTGTGATCCATTGTAACAATAACAGTTATGTAAATGAGAAACATGCATGGGCTATTGTTTTGAATTCTCTCACGAGTTTTTATACCTTTCTGTAACCCTACTGTAGGCTGCCAGACTGCCCACAGTGACAGTGGTAAGGGTACCAGAAGGGGTGAACTGGAAAGACGTGGCCTCTTACATCATGAACAAGTCCGTACTCTTCAAACAGCTCAATGGCTCATAATTAATTTGGAAATAGTTGATTTGCTATGAATAGATCTGAATTTCATGTAAATGTACTAGTCAATAACATCCAGTCACAATTGTGGATTTGCTTTGAAGTCCCCAATGAATATGTGATTTCTTACACATGGCTTGAATCTtgattttactacatgtaagGTGCAACATTATTGATTTACGTTTAGAGAGCAAATTGTCGAAAAACattaaatgttgaaaataagttattgcactcttcttttttttttttttttggtgtagGTACTCCATTGAAATCTCAGGCGGACTCGGGGCCTCAGCTGGGAAGGTGAGTTACTGTACTTGTGCAAGGAAAATGCCAGATTCATAGTCATGAAAAATCATTTGGTTTTTCCTTGCACAATTGGCACATGTATTTAGCTAAATTCTACTAATGGTggaataactacatgtatcagcatTTAAAAGTAAGcacttgtaacttttttttatgcAGTTTGTAATCttcaaatctccaagcagatgatggGAAGTCAAACCAGTTTTTTCCTAACTTTGTATTTCTGTTTCTCAAACTGCCTCTACAATGAGACAGTGATCTAAAAACATGACTCAATTTAGCCTCCCATTTGTAAAACCAGTGGCTTCACAAAGCACAATATCTGTATTTAAATATGTACAGATTTAACATTCACTATCATacttccaccaggtgccattatactgccacctcaaaaaactttgttatagaggccttcttcaacacctaaatatcacatttaagatatttaacattcgatGTTCATGACAATCATGGGAAAGACCTCTTTACTAACGTTTTTTAGGTGGTGGTATAATGaaacccggtggaattatgatagtggaTGTTACCAATGTAGTGTAGACTCAACAACATTCCATGCTTTTCAGGCGTGGCGTATCGGCCTGATGGGACACAACTGTACCAGGGACAACGTGGAGTTGGTCCTCCGCGCCCTGAAAGATGCTCTGCAGCACTACGGGGTGAGAATCCAGGCCAAGCTGTGATCAGGGCTCACACAGGGTACAAGCTGTGCCCCTGCCGAATCACATTACGCACAGTAAAGCTTGATTGGTGTCATGCAAGAGTTTTCCTGACAGACATGGTCTCATAGCAGAGTTTATTTGACACATCAGCCATATGTATCACATCTGTTGAACAGGACACTTTTTATTGTTCATTGCCTGATACATCCTAAGGAAGGAAAAACTATTTGATTTAATCTAAAGAAGTGAAATAGTCAATAATTACAAATCGCAAACAAGACATTCCAgtaaataatgtacaaaattgtttttaagATTTTAGAGTATAAGAATCGCTTAGTATTGTGCTTGATAATATGACTGAGATGATGTAAATTATTATTTTCAAATTAGCTTTCGTACAGACATGTACTTAAATCATATATCTTATTTCATATAAATGATATTATGCTGATCTTGTATTACCTGCTCCATCTTGCAAGTtgatgactgatgatgatgaacttgcAAGGTATCCATTTCCTATTTGGTCCTTAGTCATCGTTAGTAGTTAATTGCCTGAAATTGATGAGTTTTTGATGCATTGCTCGGATACTCTAATCACAAGGTGTAATTGGTTTTAGatagaacctccttgatgtTATTTACTGTAAGTTGCTTCCTTGCATTAAAAGAATAATGGATTTCAATTTAGTTTCACCACAGTAATGCAATTTGTCAACATGCGAGTGCTTAAAGCTTTGCAATGGTTGAATTGCAATACTGACTAGTGATTAGTTGAATTGCAATACTGACTGGTGATTGCTGGGCAAAAACATTACAAGTATCATTTGACCATTATAGGTCTcatgaactttgacctctaACTTTCAGTTTACCCTGCCCTGAGTGATGACTTCACAAGATGTGGGGGAGGATGGTTTTGTGAGAGCAATGTTTTCTTTGGCAACGTTCTGAGGGAGTGAGCCCAAATAATACACACTTCAGTTATTGTTCTTATCAAATCTAATTTACTCAGAATGGTCTACTTGTATCCTGCAATCACCAGTCAAAATTCTCAGGCTTTTTATAATTAAGAATTTCAACACTTTTTAAAGGCAACATCAAGTTTTGATGAAGTATATGTAATGACATGTATGAAGCCTTCAACATAAATTGAGATGCTGACCTGTCATAGAGAACAAAAAATGTCTAGATTGCTACATTCTAAAATGTCTTTCTTATCATAAGTTAACAGTAGTATACCTTCTCTTAAGTTATACGACTAACACTGTCTTGCAACACATGTAACAGTATTATAATTCAAATGGTACGAAATAATGAGGCTTGACAATATTCACCATGTTCTCACTGGTTTTTATTTGTGGCATATATTGCACAAAATACATCTACAGTTACTCAGAAAAGGTCCACAttaattacaaaatggacatttaCATACAAGTACTAACAGTATAGTGGAAGAACAACCATTATAATACAAGTGGTGCACAATCTAATATTGAAGTGAAAAAGTTGTAATAAGCTCACTGGTTACACTTTAAGCTTTAGTTAAGTCAGTTGATTTAAGGAGGATTTATTTCAAGTTCAAAAGGACCCCCTTGATCTATCTCTCTCCCACCAAATACAAATTTGAAGAAGTCATCTGCTTTGTAGTTAAgtgatatgaaaataaaatgtagCATAATCAaaacacaaagcaaaaacacaaactgtctaaaaaagaaaaaggaactCATGATTCAGAGAATTTATCACCATGATGGTCAAATCCCCAAACTTCAGTAAATGGAAAAGAATGCTTTATGGGATATGTGCTGAGACCTTCTGTGGTTGATGGAGAGTCATGTGACCGCGAGTGACCAATCAGTGGATGGTGGGACCTTACACAATGTATCTAACTAGCTGAAGCCTTTGTACAATATGTTTTCATTACAATGACAGTTTATCCTCAACACTATTTGCTTTAAGTCATGGTTTTACCCTCATCTTTGCAGAATAATGAACATACAAGGTAGTCATAAACTCAGTCTGGTTTTAACAAATGTACAGTTTTCAACATTTCGAGTCATTACACAAATCCACAGTTTCTCTGCAGTTTTTAAATGCAAAGTCTAAGGGATGCGCTGCTAAAAGATGTCCCCCTTGTACTGTAGTTTACACTGATAGATGCATGTATTGTTATCTGTTCACATACATATTACATAGAAGCAACAGTTGAGAGTTAACCACATCAGTATAAATCACCATACACCAATCATCCATGTTTACCACGATAATAATTGTTATTTGCAACAGTAGACCAATTGAAAGATGAAACATCACCTTCAAATGCTGACACAAAACTAATGAAAATTCAGAGAACTTTTGCATCAGCATAAAAGTGATACGTTGTTACATCTCATAATATCATACAGATTTTTACTCAACGAATTACTGTAAGAAAAATGTATTATGGCTACCTTCACATTTCATCAGCTCAAACATCTGCATCTATATATGGTGAACAATGTATTAACCTCGCCACAACTATTTcatttactactagtattcgTTATGAGTTGCAGTAAAGCACATGTGGTAAAATATTGGTCCTACGAGCCAGCAGTTCACTTTTCATGTCATTAAAATGATATGGGAAAAAGTACTGCACAAAATGTCCCATTTGCAGTTGTGATGCCCAGCACTTATCATTCCCTTCTTCTTCATTTAAGTGCCTCACAGAACAAGGGATTTGGAAGAACAGGGTTTGATTTCCATAAGAGAATGATCATGAAGACATAATGCTTTCATATGTGAAAAGTTTCAGGGACCTGGAGCCATCAAAACTTGGAGTGATCAACAAAAAGCACTATTTTG
The window above is part of the Branchiostoma floridae strain S238N-H82 chromosome 14, Bfl_VNyyK, whole genome shotgun sequence genome. Proteins encoded here:
- the LOC118431110 gene encoding serine--pyruvate aminotransferase, mitochondrial-like; translated protein: MLFLTRWRRVFTPTTSVALRLYHMSSPASSVGQSVPKMADKQSLVESFPPPKELLTPLRVPQKTLLGPGPSNASPRVLAASALPLLGHLHPEFLQIMDDVKAGIQYAFQTKNQLTLAVSGTGHAAMEAAVVNMVEPGDVVLVAVHGLWGERCADMCSRNGAEVRTMNKPIGQNFTLEDIQKGIEYHKPCMFFICHGESSAGVLQPLDGIGDICHKHDCLLLVDSVASLGGTPLYMDEQGIDILYSGAQKVLGAPPGASPISFSARARGKLARRKQKVPSFYFDMNLLSDYWGVGLQKGQPRKYHHTGPISSVYALREGLAKLAEEGLENCISRHQENALLLHQGLEAMGLELWVKDKAARLPTVTVVRVPEGVNWKDVASYIMNKYSIEISGGLGASAGKAWRIGLMGHNCTRDNVELVLRALKDALQHYGVRIQAKL